A region from the Panicum hallii strain FIL2 chromosome 1, PHallii_v3.1, whole genome shotgun sequence genome encodes:
- the LOC112900073 gene encoding uncharacterized protein LOC112900073 — protein MVAGFRRTISFPAPKSPTPPVGGAGTSSKSAAYRARSTSLPCRFHPLVLQLDDDVADLRALVGRLASRASAEAVAEGAERLGRVLVSLSDLLHHPQAQDPLRRLARSPLAERLLDDFLRLADAHGSFRAALVSLAALQAEARAALRREEPARLASAARALRRSGRDLPRIASAARAVAAKAPPPAPADLPADAAAIAAAAVDAAAAVASASAAVFSGVSCLSVAAATARVEVEATPCWMPSPARFGGGTPSATPRHVVVTTRPASSMPRIWWVADLMRWMSRAKRRSAKRQHADDGHGAAAGALPQTDATVDPEELERKTAFERLDNLGRCIADVESSGEKVFRALVNTRVSLLNILSPAF, from the coding sequence ATGGTGGCCGGGTTCCGCCGCACGATCTCGTTCCCGGCGCCCAAGTCCCCCACGCCGCCCGTGGGCGGCGCGGGGACCAGCAGCAAGTCCGCGGCGTACCGCGCCCGGTCCACGAGCCTGCCGTGCCGGTTCCACCCGCTGGTGCTCCAGCTGGACGACGACGTCGCCGACCTGCGGGCGCTGGTGGGGCGCCTGGCGTCGCGGGCCTCCGCGGAGGCCGTGGCCGAGGGCGCGGAGCGGCTGGGGCGGGTGCTCGTCTCGCTCTCCGACCTGCTGCACCACCCGCAGGCGCAGGACCCGCTGCGCCGGCTCGCCCGCTCCCCGCTCGCGGAGCGGCTGCTGGACGACTTCCTCCGCCTCGCCGACGCGCACGGCAGCTTCCGCGCCGCGCTCGTGTCGCTCGCCGCGCTCCAGGCCGAGGCCCGCGCCGCGCTGCGCCGGGAGGAGCCCGCCCGGCTCGCGTCCGCGGCGCGCGCGCTGCGCCGGTCCGGCCGCGACCTCCCCCGGATCGCGTCCGCGGCGCGCGCCGTGGCCGCCAaggcgccgccccccgcgcccgccGACCTCCCCGCGGACGCCGCGGCCatcgcagccgccgccgtcgacgcggccgccgccgtcgcctcggCCTCCGCCGCGGTCTTCTCCGGCGTGTCCTGCCTttccgtcgccgccgccacggcgcGCGTCGAGGTCGAGGCCACGCCGTGCTGGATGCCCTCGCCCGCGAGGTTCGGCGGCGGCACGCCGTCCGCCACGCCCAGGCACGTCGTCGTCACCACCCGGCCGGCCTCCTCCATGCCGCGCATTTGGTGGGTCGCCGACCTCATGCGGTGGATGTCGCGCGCCAAGCGCCGGTCCGCCAAGAGGCAGCACGCTGATGATGGCCAcggcgccgcggccggcgcgCTCCCCCAGACGGACGCCACCGTGGACccggaggagctagagcggaaGACGGCGTTCGAGCGGCTGGACAACCTGGGACGGTGCATCGCGGACGTGGAGAGCAGCGGCGAGAAGGTGTTCAGAGCCCTCGTCAACACCAGAGTCTCCCTCCTCAACATCCTCAGCCCAGCCTTCTGA
- the LOC112878753 gene encoding protein S-acyltransferase 10, whose protein sequence is MASSSAAEPGTRLSDRARRSSVGLRFMVLLMHVLFVGAVFVLDPTLGWRIHEEPWYIGVYGVLVLLTLVQYLYTAGSSPGYVIDVMRAGSTMHATFVNTAALSKQSNSRNGNISSPTSRAQLQKLTTMTPTSSWAQMVMDLYPPGSSSRDWTCTYCRVIQPPRTRHCHDCDKCVLQFDHHCIWLGTCIGKKNHCRFWWYIFEETILCIWTAALYIESLHLDVDKDWWKDFVGVILLAVLIFILIFLLLLLGFHTYIALTNQTTYEVARRKRIFYLRGVPERVHPFSKGICGNLYDFCCSSQKGFILEALPPTEELEARAARYTCRDVICCRCC, encoded by the exons ATGGCGTCCTCTTCCGCCGCGGAGCCCGGCACCCGCCTCTCCGATCGAG CGAGGAGGTCGTCGGTGGGACTCAGATTCATGGTGCTCCTGATGCACGTGCTCTTCGTCGGCGCCGTCTTCGTCCTCGATCCGACTCTTGGCTGGCGAATCCATGAGGAGCCGTG GTATATAGGGGTGTATGGAGTGCTTGTTCTGCTCACGCTAGTGCAGTACTTATACACAGCTGGCTCATCTCCAGG GTATGTTATCGATGTAATGAGAGCTGGTTCAACGATGCATGCGACCTTCGTCAATACTGCTGCTCTTTCAAA GCAGTCAAATTCAAGAAATGGAAACATAAGTTCCCCAACGAGCCGTGCTCAACTACAGAAACTTACCACGATGACTCCTACATCGTCATGGGCGCAGATGGTTATGGATCTATATCCTCCAGGGTCAAGCAGCAG GGATTGGACTTGCACTTACTGCAGGGTCATTCAG CCACCTCGTACCAGGCACTGCCATGACTGCGATAAATGCGTCCTTCAATTCGATCATCACTGCATATGGCTTGGAACATGCATTGGCAAAAAGAATCATTGCCGTTTTTG GTGGTACATATTTGAAGAAACGATCCTGTGTATCTGGACTGCTGCTCTCTACATCGAGTCATTACATTTAGATGTGGACAAGGACTG GTGGAAGGACTTTGTTGGTGTAATATTGCTGGCAGTGTTGATCTTTATACTTATATTCCTACTGCTGTTGTTGGGGTTTCATAC GTACATTGCTCTAACAAATCAAACAACCTACGAAGTTGCCAGAAGGAAGCGCATATTCTACTTAAG GGGAGTACCTGAAAGAGTTCATCCATTCAGTAAAGGCATATGCGGAAATCTGTACGACTTCTGCTGTTCTAGCCAGAAAGGATTTATTTTAGAAGCTTTGCCCCCAACCGAGGAGCTGGAAGCTAGAGCTGCTCGTTACACATGCCGAGATGTCATTTGCTGCCGTTGCTGCTGA